In Cyprinus carpio isolate SPL01 chromosome A5, ASM1834038v1, whole genome shotgun sequence, the sequence TTCTGGTTTATACTGGTGGGGCGTACTGATTCATTGATTGTGCTCATGTTATGTATTGGTTTCACCTGCTATTATCATTTTGAATACTGGTAAAAAGTTTGCACTGGTTTGATCTGGTGTACAGTAATCACTCGTCGTGACTGTGTTGTAAAGATTTGTGGGATGTGAGTGTTTTGTGTCGGCGCGTGGAGGTTCTGTTGCATGTTATACACGTGTTGTGGAGTGTGGGTGGGGCAGGCTGGTGGAGTTGTATCCATGTGTGAAAGTGTTGTAAGGGTGCATGCTGGGATACCCCATCAAAGAATTGGGTGACATAGTAATGGTGTTGGGCGTCATGGTAACACTATTGGGCGTCAAGGTTACTGTGTTTGGTGTCATAATGCCGCTGTTTGGTGTCATGGTGTCAGAACTGGGCGTCATGAGGGGGAAGTCATCCGGTGAGCGGCGCAGCGTGAGAGCGTAATCCCGCGGAGATGATGCCGGGGTCAAACGGAGTGGGTCGCACAGTGACCCCTCCTCTTGGTTACCCCCTGAGATGGAGGTGGGCGTATAGCTGAGGTCATTGGGCGGGGTCTGGCGCTGAGATGCGGGCTGAGGGGGCATGTCCTGTCGACTCCGTTTGTCCTTGCGATAGTAGAGTGCAGCAAAGGCCAAGACATTAAGAAAGAGAAGTGAAGCTCCAACAGCAATTGTGACGCTCAGCTCTGTGGAGTAATCACGCGGATTGGCAATGACCAGTGGCCCACTGCGTGCCGTGGACTGGGGAGGCTGTTTACCAGAGGTACGAGCCTTGTTACCCCCTGGGCGCAGTGTGGCACTGTGAGAGCTGTGTGTGGTCAGAAGAGGTGGGACCCGTGTGGTGGTGGATGTGTAGTGAAACATGTCATGCAGGTTGTACAGGTGAGGTACCAGGTGTTTCCAGAAGGCCACTTTAGTAGCTCGATAGTGATCCCGAACACGAGGCTTCAGCCCAATATGCAGATATAGCTGGTCATGAGGACTGTACTTGGCCCATGTCACTTCTTCAAAACGGTTTGCCTTGGTGTGGATGAACTTAGTGTCCTGAGGAACTGGCTTGTTCGGATCCTAAAAAGAACAAACCATTCAGATACTCAAAAAAAGTACATGAATTACATCTGAAATATACAAAcagtgcttatatatatatatatatatatatatatatatatatatatatatatatatatatattatatatatattccctatgtgccatattatatatttttttttttttttttttttttttttttcatcgtgccattttaatttattttacattttgctttgACTGAAATGGCATATAAATTTAGTATAAATTTAGTGAGCAAAATTAACATTATAGCTGATGAAAGTGTATCAAAATGTAACATCAAACCTGCATTTTGAGCATTTTTGGACAGTAAGGTacttttaaataaacttatttacattttatatggaaggatgcattaaattgatcaaaagtgacagcaaagacatttataaagttacaaaggatttatatttcaaatgttatacTTTTAAACTTTCTTTACTCAAAGTATgctggaaaaaaattaatcatagtTTCCACAGAATTTTTGAGCACCATAactgtaataataagaaatgtttcttgagtaccaaatcagcatattagaatgacttttgaagcatcatgtgacactgaagactggaaccatataactgtttttactttattttttgatcaaataaatgtgcataagagcataatagacttctttttGAACAGTATTATCAAACATATAAACGATTCATGAAACCTATTCCTGTTGTGAGCTAATGTATGTGTTTAAGGGGTTCATCTACAGATGCAGTTTATAACGCCTCTTCCTTTCCACCAGAGGGCACTGTTTCATTGAGTTAAAAGCTGATGCCCTGTTTTACATTGAAATCTACTTTCAGTACTGCTCCTCCCACAACTCCTTGTGACCGACTTCAAGGTCAGTGACTGCTTACTAATTTACCAATCACACCTGTTTTATCATTAACTGGTGGCTGGATAAGATTGGAGCTACTTGTATTGTGACaaaatgcattatgcataattatatgcataattaattatgACATTGCATAACTGATAATAGAATGtcatgatgaataaataatatttttgcaatgtttaGCTTGTGTTGCTTTGTATTTCTAATTCTAATTTCTAgttttttgcatatttgcaaAAATGCTGCATATGTATTGATGTGCTGTTTTAGAGAGTGTTCTGTTTTACCCGGTCTTTGCAAAGTTGGTCCAGTAGGTCATGACGACAGCACTCAGCATGATATCATTACGGGAGAAGTTGCAGGGGAAGAGTTCCGTTGGACCAATAAGTGGAACACCAAACACATAGGGCAGCTCATCGCCGTGTGCGGCGTCCGCCCATGGAGGCTTCATGGGGCTCTGGCAGTGATGGTAAAATGCATAGAAGAAAGTTGGAGAACCGTAACGTGCGTGCAGGTCGGCTGTCACCACAGCTGGCTCCACCCACTGGTGATCTGTAAACATGGCCACGAGGGTTTTGCGACGAGTTTCTGGATTGTCTCGATCAGCCCAGTCTGTGTACATGAACTTTATGGTCTCTCTGAGAGTGTCCTTCCCTTCTGGATAACCGTAGAGACCGTCTACAAAATCAGATACTGTGAAGTCAAAATCAGAGCCAGAAACTCCGCCCTCTTCTGGTTCCACCACGCCTTCTACAAACCGGAATCCCTCTCCCTGGTTAACGCCCAACATGATGTCATAGTTAAGGAACTCCCCCTGCTCCATGAGCACTTCAGGATCATCTGGGATGAGGTCACCGTCAATGACAGGGCCAAAGGCCACATGGAAGCGTGCTGGCTGAATTTCCTGCTCCACCAGCTCCCTGTAGCTACGCTTCTGCATGCAGAGGACCAGATCctgcataaaacacaaacacacatgcaactGTTATATCTGCCTCCATGCCTACACTGGTAAAAACTCCTAGTCATAATAAAGgtaaacacttaatatttttaattaatcaaaacacTAGGAACCAAAAACTATGCTAACTCATCATGGGCCCTAACCTTATCCTGAGCAGGTGTGAGGAATGAAACATTTATGCTCTGTAGTTCTACTAAATTTGTGGTCATACTTGACTTTGTATTCAATTTATATTCTTCCATTCATATCTATGCAAACATGGGAAAAGAGAAATACAGGCACATGCAGAGAATGTTTGCATTTGATAAAAAGGTTCAAGTTttgtgacctgcaaagaaattTGATCAATCAAAGATTTAAATGTCACAGattgatttaaaacaacagtttataTATTGCaggaatttttaaaaaacaaattaatgcttttatttagcaatgatgcattatattaatgaaaagtgacagtcaatacatttataacgttacaaaatatttttctttcaaataaatgcatctcttttgaacttttaattcatccaagaatcctttaaaaatttattaaagtttatcacaggaataaataacgttttaaaatacataaaaatagaaaacacttattttaaattgtaatattacacaatgttaatgtttttaatctttggtcaaataaatgcagtcttggtgagcataaaaaacttTCAAAACCATCTTAAACACCCCAAATTTTTGGACAGTAGTTTCTCATTTTAAGTGctatttattgtaaattgtgaTCCTGTCTGTTACAATGTCCCATGAAATTTCACATACTCTGTATAGTCTAGTGTGACAACAACTGTATGGTAGCTTTTATTTCCATATCACTTGACAAGTTTCTACACAAAATACCCAAAACTGCATTGTTACTGTCTCTTTAATAACTCCTAATACTCATAAAATTACAAGAAGCATCATACTTGTGTGTCAAGGACATTACAGCCAACGCGCTCTGCAAGGAGACGTGTGTATTTCACAGGCTGATAGTTCACTGACCAACTGGACAGTGCTGAGCCACTCTGAATGATTGCTCTGTGAAACAAACCTAGAGAGAGAACAGAATgtcagaagaaaataaaacagtaaatgcCATGCCAATATTCCAGATCAGCAATTATATCTGCAAAGGGCAGAGTTGCAGTATCTTCACCCGTCACGAAAGAAGGGTACATCCACATCCTGGGTTTTCTAAGAGACTCACTAATGCCATCTTTATGTGACCCTCACAACCTTCAGTCAAATCATTATATATTTCTCATCAACTCCACTCGCAGTGTTTAAATTTCTTCTTACATCTGCCAAACAATCTGTTAGGTTCAATGTTAGAAATGATCTCCAGGGGCAGCTTTGCTTTTATGGTGGCATTTTTCCCTGACCATATAATAAATGCTCCAGCTGAATCCATTATGGCTACTGATTAAATTTGACTAAAAACACTTCATATTCAACTGCACTAACAGTTTTGTATTCAGTTCGATGATATAAGATCAGTTGGCTTGAGCTTCAACCCACGATGTTTAACTCCCATCTGGTTGGtggtggatatttttttttatcatttaatacttCACATTCAGTTATCACCTCTGAGGTAGTCAATGTAGATATCTGACAGCTACCATTTCTATAGAGACACTAATCCCAAACTTGATAGACCTAGAATACAATATCATGACCACCAATATCATCAGATGTTCTCCGCAGAGCATGAATCATGAGTCATCACCATTGTggccttgagcaagacacttcTACACACAGATTGCTCCAGCAGGATTGTTGCTGTAATGAACTCATGTCATGACTCTATGGTGGCATTGTATGAAAGCCGTGTAAACAAATTCCAACAACCTTGATCATGAGACTAAAGCATTTCAGCTCTTTTCAGTTCTACCATATCATTTCTGCCAAGACAAGCCTTCCATAACCAGCGCACACATCTCTGACTCATGCAAATTACTCTACAAGGAAGCAGTGGAGAAACAATTTCAACAGCTACATCCTACTGGATGTAAAACATGCCCACCACCCACCAGATGGGAGCTGAATTTTTTGTGAATTTCAGGGGGTGAAACTCGAGCCAGCTATTATCAAACTAAATACAAGAGGTCTTAAATTAGGGGGTTTCAACTTTTTTTGTTCTAAAGACCCATTTATactctgggggaaaaaaacattaagtgtGATATTAACATGTTGATTCTATTTGCTTtaccatttttgttttatattatttaatattattatttttatttattatatattatattatatagaaccATTTCAGGTGTATAAACCTTAAAAAcagtgtcaaaaaaaacaaacataataaatgtgttttaaaaaggtatgttaaaaaatacatttagtgcCTAATACGTAATCTTTGCACATTGGAAACTGTGAATTTCCCCTATTGCTGTCatgtagaaaatattattttattcaatgcaATGTTCAGTCAAACGGAATGAAACAGAATCCGCATCAATATGCAGATTTGTCCTTGTCTGCAGAAGAGCTTTTCTAGTGAACagtaaaattgatttttaattgtttgaagtCATACTGTATATTTCACTTAGTCTGGAACAGTCAGAACAAATTAAAGAGAGCTTAAATCCTAATGACTCATTATCAGTGTTTTTCAGAGTAGGCACAAAACTGCAGAAAGCAAAGCTAAAAAGATGAGGAAGGAGAGAGAACACTAAGGCTCCAGGAAAAGGATGTAGCTTGAGTCCAATCATTTTGAACATCTACAGTACATAAATGATACAGCAACCGTGGAGGAGAAGTATGCCACCCTTGACTTCACTCTATACACACTAAAATCAAATGTCTTCTCAACGGGATGACCTGGTTCTGCGATCCACACAAAAAAGGAATGTAGCGGAGATGCTCCCTGCTGGAGCAATAATTGCAAAAATTGGTAGTGGCAGTCCATTTGGACGAAACCAGAGCGATGGTTTTCCATAAGAAAGCAGAATTTTTAGGAAACGGATAGCAGTTGTGGTGGCACTGGCCTACAGTATACAACCACCTACATTTTTAATAAGCGCACCTGGGTTTATTCTGggtgtaaatgcattcagtaaGAAAGAGCTAAAAAATAATACACCATGTATGAAATCACagttttctaaaatgtatgtaccagcaaatgcatgcataaaattatataattagatCATAAAATCATATGGATATGAAAAAGGGGGATCAGCtgcaaattttaaaaactgaCATAAAGAGGGAGAAACACAAAACAGtgagacaaagagaaagagatgagACAGGTAGGGGAGACAGAGTGTTATCAATACTGTACGTTGAAGCAAAACAATGATGTTGGATCAATATccctgcaggtgtgtgtgattgGCTCTGATCTCTTTAAAACACACTTTGCACACATGCCTTGCAGTGACagacacacctacacacactcaaAGCCCACAACAGAGGGATAAGGCTGATCAGGCAGGAGACGAGTTACCATGGTTACAGCAGAGATTACCGTGGTAACGGAAACTCAGATGTGACAGTGGTCATGGCTGCAGAGGCAGCTGTCTCAGCAGTAACAGACTGCAAAAATACACTGTACATGTCTTACAGAGACACACCTTTAACTGATTATCATAAGGTGTTACATAggatataattacataaatatcatTATAGAAAATTACTTAATTACTAGTGAGCAGGTTTTAAAAGGAAATTTAGTTTCCTAACCAATTAATTCATTATGCaagtataattaatattttcaatacagTTTTATGAAAGTGCACTCACTGTCATGTCCCTCTGtttcaacacattttaattatctgAATATAAATGTTCGAAACAGCAATGAAGAGAATTTCACTGCATCGGTATGTTTATattatgaattaaacattaatattattcgAGGTGTGTGATCGCTAACCTTCAGAATGGTGCGAAAGAGTGAGCAAACTGACACAGGATGCTCCGATTCCTGAGCCAAACACGGTCACGCGGCCCGGATCACCACCGAAATATCCAATATTCTTGTTGATCCAGCGAAGAGCTTGAATCTGATCCAAGAGACCATAATTCCCTTTAGCGGCCTGGTCACCAGTGCTTAAAAATCCTGAAAGAAAGACACGGGACAGAAAGATTTGACAAAAAAATCACTTCTGACTTCTCATCAGTGATCCCTTAGAGTGAAACTTTCAAtaacatctctgttttttttcatctCTGCAGTTTAAAGAAGCAGAACCACTTATGAGATTGTGGGTATGCTTTTGTGTAATGATGCATAAAAAAATCCTTGAACCCGAAAGTAAAAATGGCCTCGCAACTTTATGAAAATGGCTGGAAATCTTATGAAAATACTGTAGCAGCAAGAGGGGTTATATCAAAAGAAAGCCattcattacaaattattttttcattggcagttgTTCAGTTTGTATACTGTATACTAGGCTTGAAAGAAAATCATCAGGTGGTGCAGGTatgacatctaccagcaggggctaactggGCCGTGCTAACCAGCCAAAACTAGACCAACCAAATCCAGACCCCTGTAAAATTTGGTACATGTTTGTgcaacagataaaaaaagagCTTTGATGAGTTTATCTAACTGTTGTAAAATCAGGCACTGGCAAAGACAGTTTTGGAGTAGtttaaacaaacagcatttatttccttTAGTGGTTATATTGCAACTGTCAGGCCATCAATGATGGTAAACATAAGGTGATGATGTTAGTTTGCTTTCATA encodes:
- the LOC109084589 gene encoding neuroligin-3-like isoform X1; protein product: MWHTQSATYLLLTHLHCRPLNFALCWLLVWLMWSVSMATALTYQPTVNTALGRLRGMRVAVATEGLSPVDQYLGVPYAAPPVEEKRFMPPDAPSAWSGVRNATRFSPVCPQTIHNTVPDIMMPVWATYNLDTVATYLQEQSEDCLYLNIYVPTQSGTKRTGDMSADTERSEDDGLRDTRDDPRPVMLFIHGGSYMEGTGNIMDGSVLASYGNVIVITLNYRVGILGFLSTGDQAAKGNYGLLDQIQALRWINKNIGYFGGDPGRVTVFGSGIGASCVSLLTLSHHSEGLFHRAIIQSGSALSSWSVNYQPVKYTRLLAERVGCNVLDTQDLVLCMQKRSYRELVEQEIQPARFHVAFGPVIDGDLIPDDPEVLMEQGEFLNYDIMLGVNQGEGFRFVEGVVEPEEGGVSGSDFDFTVSDFVDGLYGYPEGKDTLRETIKFMYTDWADRDNPETRRKTLVAMFTDHQWVEPAVVTADLHARYGSPTFFYAFYHHCQSPMKPPWADAAHGDELPYVFGVPLIGPTELFPCNFSRNDIMLSAVVMTYWTNFAKTGDPNKPVPQDTKFIHTKANRFEEVTWAKYSPHDQLYLHIGLKPRVRDHYRATKVAFWKHLVPHLYNLHDMFHYTSTTTRVPPLLTTHSSHSATLRPGGNKARTSGKQPPQSTARSGPLVIANPRDYSTELSVTIAVGASLLFLNVLAFAALYYRKDKRSRQDMPPQPASQRQTPPNDLSYTPTSISGGNQEEGSLCDPLRLTPASSPRDYALTLRRSPDDFPLMTPSSDTMTPNSGIMTPNTVTLTPNSVTMTPNTITMSPNSLMGYPSMHPYNTFTHGYNSTSLPHPHSTTRV
- the LOC109084589 gene encoding neuroligin-3-like isoform X2 yields the protein MWHTQSATYLLLTHLHCRPLNFALCWLLVWLMWSVSMATALTYQPTVNTALGRLRGMRVAVATEGLSPVDQYLGVPYAAPPVEEKRFMPPDAPSAWSGVRNATRFSPVCPQTIHNTVPDIMMPVWATYNLDTVATYLQEQSEDCLYLNIYVPTQSGTKRTGDMSADTERSEDDGLRDTRDDPRPVMLFIHGGSYMEGTGNIMDGSVLASYGNVIVITLNYRVGILGFLSTGDQAAKGNYGLLDQIQALRWINKNIGYFGGDPGRVTVFGSGIGASCVSLLTLSHHSEGLFHRAIIQSGSALSSWSVNYQPVKYTRLLAERVGCNVLDTQDLVLCMQKRSYRELVEQEIQPARFHVAFGPVIDGDLIPDDPEVLMEQGEFLNYDIMLGVNQGEGFRFVEGVVEPEEGGVSGSDFDFTVSDFVDGLYGYPEGKDTLRETIKFMYTDWADRDNPETRRKTLVAMFTDHQWVEPAVVTADLHARYGSPTFFYAFYHHCQSPMKPPWADAAHGDELPYVFGVPLIGPTELFPCNFSRNDIMLSAVVMTYWTNFAKTGDPNKPVPQDTKFIHTKANRFEEVTWAKYSPHDQLYLHIGLKPRVRDHYRATKVAFWKHLVPHLYNLHDMFHYTSTTTRVPPLLTTHSSHSATLRPGGNKARTSGKQPPQSTARSGPLVIANPRDYSTELSVTIAVGASLLFLNVLAFAALYYRKDKRSRQDMPPQPASQRQTPPNDLSYTPTSISGGNQEEGSLCDPLRLTPASSPRDYALTLRRSPDDFPLMTPSSDTMTPNSGIMTPNTVTLTPNSVTMTPNTITMSPNSLMGYPSMHPYNTFTHGYNSTSLPHPHSTTRV